CCGATTACCCGGAGCTGGTCCTGAACGCGCAGGAGCTGCGCCAGTGGGTCCTCGACGGCGGCATCGATCGTCTCGCGAGCAAGCGCGTGGCGCGCTTCTTCATCAACCGGCAGCGCCTGCAGATGCCGGCCTACCGGCCGGTCCTGTCGCCGGAGGACGCCGATGCGGTCGGCGACTATATCCGCTACTTGAGACGGGAGCGTTGAGCATCACGCGTCTCCACACGCCGCGGTAGACCGCGCACAATCAAGTTGCACCCGTGCCTCGCGCGTGGTAAATGGAAAGGACAGTCCGTCGTCGCCCAAGGGAGGAACCAACCATGCGTCAAGGCTTCAAGGTGGCGGCCGGCACGGCCGCTATCCTGATCGTTCTCAGTGTCGTCCCGATCGTGACCTCGACCCTGCAGAAAGGACGCTCGCCCTACCTGTCAGCGCTCTCCGATCTCGCCGCGGGGTCCGCTCTCGCGACGCCGACCTGCAATGACAAGACGTGCGCCAAGGAGCCCGGCCGCGGGCCCGCCTGCGTGAAGGCCGGTCCCGGGGTCACCTGTCTTGTCAAAAGCGGCTGCTTCTCTTCGACCTGCTAGGAGGAGGATCGAATGACACGTTCGCTTCGGTTCGCGTTGCATTTGACACTCGTCGTGGCCGTCGTCGCGGCGCTGCAGATCGTCGCCGGCACGCCGCCCGGCGGCGGCTCGCCGTACCTTTCGTCCCTGTCGACCCTCGGCCCGAGCACGGCCCTCGCCGCCCCCGGCTGCAACTCCAAGTACTGTGCCAAGGAGCCCGGTCGCAAGTCCCCGACCTGTCACCAGGCCCCCGTGAACTACAACTGCTCCGCCAGCGGGAACGTCTGCACGATCACCGCCTGCTGATCCTGTCATTCGGGCGGGCTGGGTTCGATCGCCGGAAGAACGGCGTTGCGCGGGTGCGCCGCTCGTGGTACATGGAGTCCGCCCGACCCTTTCCTGGCGCGCTCTCAACGTGGAGGAGATGATGACTCAACGAACTCGTCGCATCACGGCCCGCATCCTGTTCATCGTGGCGGTCCTGGCCACGGCCCAGATCGTCAGCGGCGTCTCGTCGCCGATCCGTTCACCATACCTGTCGGCGCTTTCCGGCATGGCGGTTCAATCGGCGCTCGCCGCTCCGGGATGCAACAACAAGACGTGCGAAAAGGATCCCCGCAAGGGCCCCACCTGCTTCAAGGCGACCGGATCCAACTGCTCGGTCAGCGGCGGCTGCACCTCTTCGGCCTGCTAGGTCTTCGTGGCGGGGCCGGGCGGTCTTCCGGCCCCGCCTCTTCTCCTCCACGCCCCCTTCCCGGCTCTTCCGATCCCTCCCCTGGCTCCTCCGGCGTTTTTTGGTAACGTACGACCCGGCGTGCCGAAGTGGCGGAATTGGCAGTCGCGCTAGATTCAGGGTAGCGCCACTCCCCCGCAACCCGTTGACAGTCAGAGATTCCAGCGAAGCTGGTATCACCAACCGCGAGGATGGGGATGTCCCGCTCTCCGTTGAAAGTCGACGGTGATCCTGGTTCACGTTTTACGCCACGCTGACTTTCTTGTCGAGAGCCTCGACGCCGACGGTGGCGTCCAGAGCCGCGAGCAGTTGCGGCATGTCCCGATAGCCCTTCACCCGACGGAACTTCTTCTCCGCTTCCATCAGGGCCGTCGCGACCCAGCGCAGCACCATCGACCCGTCCCGCCAGCGCTTCACGTTGCGGGTGACGCGCCGGATGGTTCCCTGCATGTTCTCGATCGGGTTGGTCGAGCGCAGAGTCTGATGCAGCGACCCGACGACTCCGAGAGCGATGACCGTGAGCGTCTCGTCGAGCCCTTCCTCGATGGAAGCCGAAGCGCCCGGATGATCCGCACGCAACTGCGTGGCCAGGGTCCGGAGCTGCTCCCGGGCTCGGCCCACCGTTGGCGCCGACCAGGCGCGGCGAATCCCGGCGCGCACCCATGCCTTCTGCCGCTCAGGCAGGTGTTCGAGCACGTTGCGCATCTTGTGGACCTGGCAGCGCTGGATCAGGGCCCAAGTTCCGAAGATGCTGCGGATCGCCTTGCGCACCCCCTTGCCACCATCGATCACGAACAGCCGGGCGCGTTCGACGACCAGACCGCGCCCGATGAGGTTCTGGAGCAGACTCTTGCCCACCTCCTCACTCTCGCTGCTGCCTTCAGCGACTCCCAGCACCTGCTTGCGCCCCGTCGCATCAATTCCCTGAGCGGTCAGCACCAGGTGCTTGTCGAGAACGACACCGTCGAGCTGCAGCACCGGGAAGTCGACACCTCCAAGAGACCGGCTGAGGAACGCTTCCACCGCCCGCGCCGTGCGGGCCACGAACCGTCGCGACACGCTGGAGCGGCGCGTGCCCCTCTCGGGCAGCTCGATCGGCAGCGCCTCCAGGCTGTCGGCGTAGCCTCGCGTGCTTACCCCGAGCAGGATCTGCCGCTGCGCCCTCTCATCCAGCGGGTCCTCCTGGCCGAAGTGGCGCCAGTGCGGCAGCTCCAGTTCGCATCCGTCGACACTGCGTGCTCGCGGCTTCGCGATGCGTACCTTGCGGCCCCCGAGCACGAGCTCGCCCACATCGTGGCCGTGCCGGTAAGCCCGCCGGTCGGTCTGGACCTTCCCCTTGGGGCCGCAGAGCAGCGTGCGGTCCGCCTCGAAAGCTTTCCGCAACTCCTGCAGCCCAGCGGCGAGCAGGAAGTCGCGCAAGGCAAGCCGTGTGTCCAGGACGGACCTCCGAAGCAGCAGTTGGCTGCTCGAGGCCGGGGTCAAAGAGGGAAAGATGGGATCCGCGACAGGTGCTTTCGTGCGATGCTTCTCCATGACGGTGGTTCCTCCTTTTGGCAACCCAATGATGTCATTGGGCTGAGGACCACCGTCAACTTTCAACGCTCAGAGGGACAACCCCGCGAGGATCGCGCTATCCGTAGATGTCTCCACCTGTTACCACTGAAACCCCACCTAACCCCGGAGCAATCCGTGGAGACTTGGTTGAGACCAATTGCGAGGGAAAGTCTTATTCCCGGGCCCGCCGCTCGACCACTTCAGCCAGCAGCGTCTCTATGGCGGTGCGCACGGCTGCGGAGCAGCCCTTGAACCGGAGCAGCGGCAGAATCTGCATGTCGGCGGTTGCGATCAGGGCCCCCAACAATTCGTCGGTGAAAGAGTCGGTCACGGACTCGATGCCAGAGAAATCGAGGATGATCGGCTGATCACCCGCCTGCACGGCGCGCAGAATCTCGTCGCGGTAGTGCTTCGCGGTGTATCTACTGCCGAGGTACTTGGTCCCGCTGGTGCTGAACCGCAACGTGGCCATCATCAGTCCTCGAACTGGGCGAGCCCCTCGGGGACAGGGCCCCGGAGGCTGCGCCTGATCTCTGAGATCACATCGCCAGCATTATCGAGCACGTTCGCAGACAGCCGGACCGTGAGAATGGTGCCGTTCCAGCGAGGCAGATTCTCGACCGTCTCGCCGCCCCGCTCGACGCGCAGGAGAGTGTCTCCGCTGAGGAGCATCAATTCTCCGCCGGTCCGGCGGCACACTTCCGAGATCATGTACAGACCCATTCCCGGGCGCGATCCACCGTACATCCCGACGTAAGGGGCGGTCGACGTCACGTTGCGCTGAATCGCCAGACGGAGCGCCTGCTCGTCCGAGGGCAGGTCAGCGTGCTCGGGGGATCGACGCAACGATCTAAGCACGCCGACCCCCATGTCGGCGATCGAAGCCTGACACCACCGGCGCGGGGTGTGCGGAAACAGTTGAGCAGCGGCCACAGCACCGACAGGCGACTCGGCGTGCTGAAATACGTTGTCCATGGCCTCTTGGAAGCAGTAGGCCAGCGCCGACGTAGTCCCGGGCACGTGATCTCCGAACGTCGTGGCCAATTCAGACGCGAGGTTCTCCACGACCCCAACCCCCGGCTCCCGAAGATGGTGGACGGGAAAGTAGATCCCGCTGCTCCCCCAACTGATCTGGCTGCCGGTATTCTGGGGCGTCGGATTGAAAAAATCCATTACGTCCAAGTACTTCTGCACGTCGGCGCTGCGGGGTCTCGTCAGCGTGAACCCTCGGCATGTGGCCTGTACCCGGTTCTTCCACGCCCACAAAGACACCAGGCCGACTGGATCGATAAAGGCAAGGTCCGTTAGGTCCAGGGTCACCTCCTCGGCCGGTGGCGGGACCGTCAGATCCATTTGCCGAAGGCAGCCCGCAAGGCTGGTCCTGCACGAGAACTGTGCCGGGGGGCGGATGGTGATCACGGTCCGGGATCGTATCACGTCACGACGAGCCCGAGAGGTGACCCGCTGGGTCTTGACGGACGTTCTCCGGCACCTGTAACCTGCTCGAACAGTCACACGCCCCGAGTGAACTCGTCCGTCCCGGGAGGTGCCAGTCAATGCCCCTTGATGAGAGAAACGTGGTCTCCGAGCACGTACTGGAGATCCGATACCGCGCTTTCGGCGCGCTGCTCGATATTCGGGGGCGGATCGCGGATGCGGTTGCAGCCAAAGGACAGATGTCTGTCTGGAGCATCACCGACAGCCGGGTCGACTTCAAGCCGACCGATGAGGACGAGCGGGAGATCGGATTCGTCAGCCACCGAAATATCGGGTACGTGGTCCGGACACCCGACACACGGCAGTACATGCACGACCGCGCCATGCGCTTCATCCGCGACGTTTTCGCCGTGGACGGCTACAAGTTGCCCGATGTGGTCCGATTCGGGTTCCGATCCCAGATCCTGTTCCCGACTCGTGACTCGTTCGCGGGGCTGCTGAAGAAAACGAGCGAGAGGATGCCGCAGCCAAAGCAACTGACCGAGGTGTTCGACGCGCAGATCGAGGACTACGGTCAAATCGTCGTCCTCAAGCGGGGGGAAACTCACATCAGGGTCCGAGGTGGTCCCATGCAGAGCGCACAGGCGAAGACGGAAACCTCGCTCGGGGCCCAGAAGGATCGGATTCCCGAGGTTGGATTCTTCCTGGATCTGGACCACTGGCGCACGAATCCGGGTCCGATGGATGAGCGGAAGATCAGCGCGCTGCTCCAGCAGTCGAACGACTCCGCGTGGAAGGCGGCGTCCGCCTATCACGACATCCTGATCTGACAATGGCCCGCCGCAACCGTCAGAAAGGGGCCATCCTCTCAACGACACCGTCCGCAGGCGAGACCGACCTTCAAGAGGCTCCGGAGACTACTGCGCTTGCGGTGCGCAGCAGCGCCGGCCCGCTGGACGCTGGAACCCAATTCACGCCAGCCACCGAGACGGCTGTTACAAACGCCGGGAAGGAATCGGTCGGGCGAACCGCCTATGATCTGTTGTATCCCTTCACCTCGAACCCCCGGTACCTCTACCTACTGATCCCTCTCGTCGTGGGCCTCGGCTTCGGCACGACGGGTCACCTGACGACGTGGATCGATGGTGCAGCCGCAGGCGGCGTAACCCTCCTTTGCTGGATCGTGCTGTTCTTGGTACAGTGGAAGAGGTAGGGCGGGCCCGGTTGCGCATACCGGAGCCGCCCTGATCGGTTGCGCGGACCGGCACGGCCAACTGTTCGACGCGGGATACAACGTGCCCCGGCACTCGCGGGAGCGCATCTCTCTCGACCGGAATCCGCCCGTGGAGACTTGGTGGAGACTTCTGGGTTGGTACTGGCGTGCCGCCGCCCGTAAGTGGTAGAGTTTTCAGCGTGCCGAAGTGGCGGAATTGGCAGACGCGCTAGATTCAGGGTCTAGTGGCCTCCGGGCCGTGCAGGTTCAAGTCCTGTCTTCGGCACCAATAATTTTCGCTTTGCGGGCGGGCATTCCCGGAAGGAGGTTCGTCTCATGAGGATCAGCATCAAGTATGCCCTACGCTGTCTCGTCGTGGTCGTGGCGGTGGGACTGATCCTGTCTTTCCTCGGCACGCCGGCGCCGACGCGCACGCCGTATCTCTCCGCCTTGTCGAGTGTCGCCGTCGGTCAGGTGTACGCCGCCGCCTACTGCAACAACAAGGCCTGCGTCGGCGGGTCGCGCTACAACA
Above is a genomic segment from Candidatus Dormiibacterota bacterium containing:
- a CDS encoding IS256 family transposase, which encodes MEKHRTKAPVADPIFPSLTPASSSQLLLRRSVLDTRLALRDFLLAAGLQELRKAFEADRTLLCGPKGKVQTDRRAYRHGHDVGELVLGGRKVRIAKPRARSVDGCELELPHWRHFGQEDPLDERAQRQILLGVSTRGYADSLEALPIELPERGTRRSSVSRRFVARTARAVEAFLSRSLGGVDFPVLQLDGVVLDKHLVLTAQGIDATGRKQVLGVAEGSSESEEVGKSLLQNLIGRGLVVERARLFVIDGGKGVRKAIRSIFGTWALIQRCQVHKMRNVLEHLPERQKAWVRAGIRRAWSAPTVGRAREQLRTLATQLRADHPGASASIEEGLDETLTVIALGVVGSLHQTLRSTNPIENMQGTIRRVTRNVKRWRDGSMVLRWVATALMEAEKKFRRVKGYRDMPQLLAALDATVGVEALDKKVSVA
- a CDS encoding STAS-like domain-containing protein codes for the protein MMATLRFSTSGTKYLGSRYTAKHYRDEILRAVQAGDQPIILDFSGIESVTDSFTDELLGALIATADMQILPLLRFKGCSAAVRTAIETLLAEVVERRARE
- a CDS encoding cytochrome c codes for the protein DYPELVLNAQELRQWVLDGGIDRLASKRVARFFINRQRLQMPAYRPVLSPEDADAVGDYIRYLRRER